One genomic segment of Panicum virgatum strain AP13 chromosome 2N, P.virgatum_v5, whole genome shotgun sequence includes these proteins:
- the LOC120659934 gene encoding protein ETHYLENE-INSENSITIVE 2-like, with product MDVTDVQQGVGSMDARGGAPNLFHALGPALLISMGYIDLGKWVAAVEAGSRFGFDLVLLALIFNFTAIVCQYLAACIGMVTGKNLAEICHQEYNKPTCIFLGVQAGLSLLTSELTMIFGIALGFNLLFEYDDLITGICFATVVPILLPYAISHLGKKMARTVNACIAGFALLCYVLGLLVSQPQIPLTVNVIFPKLSGESAYSLMALLGANIMAHNFYIHSSAVQGQKRSSAVGLSALFHDHLFSILFIFTGIFLVNYVLMNSAAAESTNTLLLTFQDVVELMNQIFVNPLAPTIFLVVLLFSSHIISLTSAIGSQVISQHLFGLDIPLSGHHLLLKGFAIVLTLYWAKVAGAEGIYQLLIICQIIQAMLLPSSVIPLFRVASSRAIMGSHRVSLHLEILAFLAFLLMLFSNIIFVAEMLFGDSGWMNNLKGYTGSPVVLPHTVFILVACMSVAFSLYLAVTPLKSGSNEAESQEWSVHPQRELLGTPQGRGEDKVDSVMYEEDQRSDIDPSLTDLADNHSQTAMGYIDTSDTAVESDHDSQESTAYAPAVPETSPSPSYTPEESKSVVAVNWPEPLEKVSASTVIEERTIESVDTRSMTERDVLVETDVLADKDKEYLNVMESEKSVVGSTPSCVSDDGPPSLTFSRGKGSDAGNGNGSLSRLSGLGRAARRQLAAILDEFWGHLFDYHGKLTQEASNKKFDILLGLGLRTPSSAARTDKQAIEIPKSPMVRDTMRGSAFLSNSVDLMSPKNEMSNLELTYGLQRGTSMGSSTWSQGMQLPNTQLQSSSNSLLEQSARLNSNFGAPSYSDNNQFYQPATIHGYQLTSYLKQMNASRNPYSSTSLDPQRLSKSSTPAAPTYVDSMMHSRNQNLLASLGATPSQIAATSRVGSMMTERSYYDPSIVDGSESAGSSAYSKKYHSSPDISAIIAASRTALLNEAKLGGAIGPQPYLSRLVSERSQYANSIARPAAPLAFDELSPPKLQSDIFSAQSSMSPSARSLWAKQPFEQLFGMSSAELSKGDFNLSGRSGGMAKDDFSYKESEMKLLQSLRFCIMKLLKLEGSGWLFKQSGGCDEDLIDHVAAAERLLLQGTTENQLLHGDLQQPSSDQADIQYMRTLPNCGEDCIWRASLVVSFGVWCIRRVLDMSLVESRPELWGKYTYVLNRLQGILYPAFSKPRSALTICACLQKGIRVLNGPPQSGLSAMGPVPMPIRGTFTTAAVVLEMIKDVETAVSGRKGRSGTAAGDVAFPKGKENLASVLKRYKRRLASKGQ from the exons ATGGATGTCACGGATGTTCAGCAGGGCGTGGGATCTATGGATGCCAGAGGCGGTGCGCCTAATCTTTTCCATGCCCTTGGACCAGCACTCCTGATATCAATGGGGTACATTGATCTCGGGAAGTGGGTGGCAGCAGTGGAAGCTGGTTCTCGGTTCGGATTCGACCTTGTGCTGCTGGCTCTCATTTTCAACTTCACTGCAATTGTATGCCAGTACCTTGCTGCTTGCATTGGTATGGTCACAGGGAAGAATCTTGCAGAG ATATGCCACCAAGAATACAACAAGCCAACATGTATCTTCTTGGGTGTTCAAGCTGGATTGTCATTGCTGACGTCAGAGCTGACTATG ATATTTGGCATTGCACTTGGATTCAACCTTCTCTTtgaatatgatgatctcatcACTGGGATATGCTTCGCAACAGTTGTACCTATTCTGCTGCCATATGCTATATCCCACCTG GGAAAGAAGATGGCAAGGACAGTAAATGCCTGCATAGCAGGATTTGCACTTCTGTGTTATGTGCTTGGCCTATTGGTTAGCCAACCACAAATTCCTCTCACGGTGAACGTAATATTTCCCAAGCTGAGTGGTGAAAGTGCTTACTCTCTGATGGCTCTTCTTGGCGCAAACATAATGGCGCACAACTTTTACATTCATTCATCAGCTGTTCAG GGTCAGAAAAGATCATCTGCAGTTGGTCTCAGTGCCTTATTTCATGACCATCTTTTTTCGatcttatttatttttactGGGATCTTTCTGGTGAATTATGTTCTAATGAACTCTGCAGCTGCTGAATCCACTAATACTCTTCTCCTCACTTTTCAAGATGTTGTGGAGCTAATGAACCAA ATATTTGTAAACCCTCTGGCACCAACAATATTTTTAGTGGTTCTTCTCTTCTCCAGCCACATCATCTCATTGACATCTGCTATTGGTAGCCAAGTGATTTCGCAGCATTTGTTTGGTCTAGACATTCCACTGTCCGGGCATCATCTCTTACTGAAGGGTTTTGCCATAGTTCTTACTCTGTACTGGGCAAAAGTTGCAGGTGCTGAAGGGATATACCAATTATTAATTATATGCCAGATTATTCAGGCCATGCTCCTTCCATCATCAGTCATCCCACTTTTTCGTGTTGCTTCATCAAGAGCAATAATGGGTTCCCATAGAGTGTCTTTGCATCTGGAGATTCTGGCCTTTCTTGCATTTCTCCTTATGCTGTTTTCAAATATCATATTTGTGGCAGAAATGCTGTTTGGTGACAGTGGCTGGATGAACAATCTGAAAGGATATACTGGAAGCCCTGTGGTGCTCCCACATACAGTTTTCATTCTAGTCGCATGTATGTCTGTTGCTTTTTCGCTGTACCTGGCTGTTACACCATTAAAATCTGGAAGTAATGAAGCTGAATCACAGGAATGGTCTGTACATCCTCAGAGAGAGCTCTTGGGTACTCCTCAAGGAAGGGGAGAGGATAAAGTGGACAGTGTTATGTATGAGGAAGATCAGAGATCAGATATCGATCCTTCTCTCACGGATCTGGCGGATAACCATTCACAAACAGCTATGGGATATATCGATACCTCTGACACTGCTGTTGAATCTGATCATGACTCTCAAGAGTCTACTGCTTATGCACCCGCTGTTCCAGAAACCTCTCCATCCCCATCATACACTCCTGAGGAGTCAAAATCTGTTGTTGCAGTCAACTGGCCCGAGCCTTTGGAGAAGGTTTCCGCCTCTACTGTGATAGAGGAAAGAACAATAGAAAGTGTGGACACTAGAAGCATGACTGAAAGGGATGTTTTAGTAGAAACAGATGTTCTTGCAGACAAGGATAAGGAATATCTAAATGTTATGGAGTCTGAGAAGTCAGTTGTTGGTAGCACCCCTTCTTGTGTGTCCGATGATGGCCCTCCATCCCTTACCTTCAGCAGGGGGAAAGGTTCAGATGCAGGCAATGGCAATGGGAGTCTCTCGAGGTTATCTGGTCTGGGTCGTGCAGCAAGAAGGCAGCTAGCAGCCATACTTGATGAGTTCTGGGGGCATCTCTTTGATTACCATGGTAAGCTCACTCAAGAAGCTAGCAACAAAAAATTTGATATCTTACTTGGGCTAGGCCTTAGAACACCTAGCTCAGCTGCAAGAACAGATAAACAAGCTATTGAAATCCCCAAGAGCCCAATGGTGAGAGACACAATGCGAGGGTCAGCTTTCTTGTCAAACTCAGTGGACCTGATGTCCCCTAAGAATGAGATGTCGAACTTGGAACTTACATATGGGCTTCAGAGGGGCACAAGCATGGGATCATCAACCTGGTCTCAGGGTATGCAGCTACCAAATACACAGCTGCAGAGCTCAAGCAACAGCCTACTTGAGCAAAGCGCAAGACTGAACTCAAATTTTGGTGCGCCATCTTACTCGGACAACAATCAGTTCTACCAGCCTGCAACAATTCATGGGTATCAGCTTACTTCTTACTTGAAACAGATGAATGCCAGCCGAAATCCTTACTCTAGCACGTCACTGGACCCTCAGCGGCTTTCAAAATCATCCACGCCTGCTGCGCCAACCTATGTTGATTCCATGATGCATTCTCGTAACCAGAATCTTCTTGCTTCACTGGGTGCTACTCCTTCACAGATTGCAGCAACATCCCGCGTAGGTTCAATGATGACAGAAAGATCGTATTATGATCCTTCCATTGTTGATGGGAGTGAAAGTGCTGGCTCATCTGCTTACTCAAAGAAGTACCACAGCTCACCTGATATATCAGCAATAATTGCTGCAAGCAGAACTGCACTGTTGAATGAAGCAAAGTTGGGTGGTGCCATTGGACCCCAGCCGTACCTTAGCAGGCTGGTATCAGAAAGATCACAATATGCAAATTCGATAGCCCGTCCTGCAGCTCCCCTAGCATTTGATGAGCTTTCACCTCCTAAGCTCCAAAGTGATATATTCTCAGCGCAATCAAGTATGAGCCCTAGTGCTAGATCCCTATGGGCTAAGCAACCATTTGAGCAATTGTTTGGCATGTCAAGTGCAGAGCTCAGTAAAGGTGACTTTAATCTTTCTGGTAGATCAGGTGGCATGGCCAAGGATGATTTTTCTTATAAGGAGTCTGAAATGAAGCTTCTTCAGTCCCTCAGGTTCTGCATTATGAAGCTCCTGAAGCTAGAGGGGTCAGGGTGGCTGTTTAAGCAAAGTGGTGGCTGTGATGAAGATCTAATTGATCATGTTGCTGCAGCAGAGAGGCTATTGCTGCAAGGAACTACTGAGAATCAACTGCTTCATGGTGATCTTCAGCAACCATCTTCTGATCAGGCGGACATTCAGTACATGCGCACATTGCCCAACTGTGGAGAGGACTGCATTTGGCGTGCTTCCCTTGTTGTTAGTTTTGGTGTCTGGTGCATCCGCCGAGTACTAGACATGTCTCTAGTGGAAAGCAGGCCTGAACTTTGGGGCAAGTATACTTATGTACTTAACCGTCTTCAG GGAATCCTATACCCTGCTTTCTCCAAGCCTCGGAGTGCTCTGACCATATGTGCCTGCCTTCAGAAAGGCATCAGAGTGCTCAACGGTCCGCCGCAAAGTGGACTATCAGCAATGGGACCCGTTCCCATGCCTATCCGAGGCACCTTCACAACTGCAGCAGTGGTCCTGGAGATGATCAAGGATGTGGAGACAGCAGTATCAGGCCGCAAGGGCAGGAGTGGCACAGCAGCTGGAGACGTTGCCTTTCCCAAGGGGAAGGAGAACCTAGCTTCTGTACTCAAGCGGTACAAACGGAGGCTTGCCAGCAAGGGACAGTAA